A region of Silurus meridionalis isolate SWU-2019-XX chromosome 15, ASM1480568v1, whole genome shotgun sequence DNA encodes the following proteins:
- the ppp2r2bb gene encoding protein phosphatase 2, regulatory subunit B, beta b isoform X3: protein MHLLEEDHRRCVKADIISTVEFNSTGELLATGDKGGRVVVFQREQESKNQPHRRGEYNVYSTFQSHEPEFDYLKSLEIEEKINKIRWLPQQNAAYFLLSTNDKTVKLWKISERDKRPEGYNLKDDDGRVLDPTTITALRVPVLRPVDLMVEATPRRVFSNAHTYHINSISVNSDNETYMSTDDLRINLWNLEITNRSFNIVDIKPANMEELTEVITAAEFHPNQCNTFIYSSSKGSIRLCDMRAAALCDNHCKFFEEPEDPSNRSFFSEIISSISDVKFSHSGRYLMTRDYLTVKVWDLNMEYKPLETYQVHEYLRSKLCSLYENDCIFDKFECVWNGTDSVLMTGSYNNFFRMFDRNTKRDVTLEASRENSKPRAILKPRKVCVGGKRRKDEISVDSLDLSKKILHTAWHPSENIIAVAATNNLYIFQDKVN from the exons atgcatCTCCTGGAGGAGGACCACAGAAGATGTGTCAAAG CTGACATTATATCCACTGTTGAGTTCAACTCCACTGGGGAGCTCCTTGCCACAGGGGACAAAGGAGGTCGAGTGGTGGTGTTCCAGAGAGAGCAGGAG AGTAAAAATCAGCCACACCGGCGAGGGGAGTACAATGTTTACAGCACATTTCAGAGCCATGAGCCTGAGTTTGACTACCTGAAAAGCTTGGAAATTGAGGAAAAGATCAACAAGATCCGCTGGCTGCCTCAACAGAATGCTGCCTATTTTCTTCTCTCCACTAATG ATAAAACTGTCAAGTTGTGGAAAATCAGTGAGAGAGACAAGCGACCAGAGGGTTACAACCTGAAGGATGATGATGGCAGGGTGCTGGACCCCACGACCATCACAGCACTCAGG GTGCCAGTGTTGAGGCCCGTGGACCTGATGGTGGAGGCTACTCCTCGGCGAGTGTTCTCCAATGCACACACCTATCACATCAACTCTATTTCAGTGAACAGTGACAATGAAACCTATATGTCAACAGATGATCTCAGGATCAACCTGTGGAATCTGGAAATCACTAACAGAAGTTTCA ACATTGTGGATATAAAACCAGCCAACATGGAAGAACTCACTGAAGTAATCACTGCAGCAGAGTTTCATCCCAACCAGTGTAACACATTTATCTATAGCAGTAGCAAGGGCTCCATTCGACTGTGTGACATGAGAGCAGCTGCACTCTGTGACAACCACTGCAAAT TCTTTGAGGAACCCGAGGACCCCAGTAATCGCTCCTTCTTCTCCGAGATTATTTCCTCCATCTCTGACGTAAAGTTCAGCCACAGTGGTCGTTATCTAATGACTCGTGACTATCTTACTGTTAAAGTATGGGATCTTAACATGGAATACAAACCTCTGGAGACCTATCAG gtgcATGAATACCTGAGAAGTAAACTGTGCTCACTCTATGAGAATGACTGTATCTTTGACAAGTTTGAATGTGTGTGGAATGGAACAGACAG tgTCCTGATGACTGGATCCTACAACAACTTCTTCCGCATGTTTGATCGTAACACCAAGCGTGATGTCACACTGGAGGCATCCAGGGAAAACAGTAAACCTCGAGCCATCCTCAAACCCCGcaaggtgtgtgttggtggcaAACGGCGTAAAGATGAGATCAGCGTCGACAGCCTAGACCTCAGTAAGAAGATCCTTCACACAGCCTGGCACCCATCTGAGAATATTATCGCCGTGGCCGCCACCAACAACCTTTACATTTTCCAGGACAAAGTCAACTAG
- the tcerg1b gene encoding transcription elongation regulator 1 — translation MAEHIEGENSAAGDSRMALQQALRFSSPAPPPNTVMRGPPPLLRPPPPPFGMLRGPPPPPRPPFGRPPFDPSMSAIPPPGAMPPPIAPPHLQRPPFLPPPMGNMPPPPGMIFPPGMHPVPAAGGAGGTATEEIWVENTTLEGKVYYYNARTRESAWTKPEGVKIIQQSELTSIATAQVGATGSMSSSPASTTANTAATVTPVSNQQASPTHTLTVSPERTSSPTPTVSQQVATPAVSEMATVVSAPPVSVGVTPVAVVSVPTVTATVTAGQPVPLLTRTLPPGLPHAIAQPSAAIPAFSPVMVPPFRVPLPGMHIPLPGMLPSMGPPLVPMMHPQLAITAAPAALAGAHPLLEWTEYKTVDGKTYYYNNRTQESTWDQPGELKEKDKNGNEAKDDQSADDSEAMEIDVELKAEASILSKETLKEEEMTEEEKAAQKAKPVATNPIPGTPWCVVWTGDDRVFFYNPTTRHSMWDRPDELVGRVDVDKYIQEPPHKRTLDDARKAVTGISNEDPEASTEETQDEPSKAKKRKKEEAMESDAEKEAAVEAELKAARDRAVVPLEARLNQFKDMLLERGVSAFSTWDKELHKIVFDPRYLLLNPKERKQVFDQFVKTRAEEERKEKKNKLMQAKEDYKKMMEDARLNVRTTFSEFASKNAKDPRFKAIDKMKDREAMFTEFMTAFRKKEKEDSKNKGDKVKQEFFDLLSDHHVDIQQRWSKVKDKLETDQRYKAVESSAAREELYRQYVEKQAKSVDAEKEKELERQARIEASLREREREVQKARSEQTKEIDREREQHKREEAIQSFKALMSDMVKSTDVSWSDTRRILRKDHRWESAALLERHEKEKLFEEHVEVLTKRKKEHFRLLLDETTMITLTTTWKEVKKVIKDDPRCIKFSSSDRKRQREFEDYIKDKYITAKADFRTLLKETKFITYRSRRLIQESEQHLKDIEKVLQNDKRYLVLDCVPEERRKLTMFYIEDLDRRGPPPPPTASEPTRRSTK, via the exons ATGGCGGAGCACATAGAGGGAGAAAACAGTGCAGCTGGTGATAGCAG AATGGCCCTGCAGCAAGCTTTACGTTTTTCTAGCCCAGCTCCCCCTCCCAACACAGTGATGCGAGGTCCTCCACCACTTCTACgacctccaccacctccattTGGCATGCTAAGAGGGCCTCCACCACCCCCCAGACCTCCATTTGGACGTCCACCTTTCGATCCGAGTATGTCAGCAATTCCCCCACCTGGTGCTATGCCACCACCAATTGCACCTCCTCATCTACAG AGGCCCCCATTTTTGCCACCACCTATGGGGAACATGCCTCCTCCTCCAGGCATGATTTTCCCTCCTGGAATGCACCCAGTACCAGCAGCTGGGGGTGCAGGAGGCACAGCAACTGAGGAGATCTGGGTGGAGAATACCACCCTGGAGGGAAAG GTCTACTACTACAATGCAAGAACTCGTGAGTCTGCCTGGACCAAACCAGAGGGGGTAAAGATCATTCAGCAGTCAGAGCTTACATCTATAGCAACTGCCCAAGTAGGAGCAACCGGATCTATGTCCAGCAGCCCTGCCTCTACTACCGCTAATACTGCAGCTACAGTGACTCCTGTCTCCAATCAGCAGGCTTCCCCCACCCACACCCTCACAGTCAGCCCTGAACGGACCAGTAGCCCCACACCCACTGTCTCCCAGCAAGTGGCCA CGCCTGCTGTATCTGAGATGGCCACTGTAGTTTCTGCTCCTCCTGTCAGTGTTGGTGTTACTCCGGTTGCTGTTGTCAGTGTGCCAACAGTCACAGCTACTGTCACAGCAGGGCAGCCGGTGCCTTTACTTACTCGAACCCTCCCACCAGGTCTTCCCCATGCTATTGCACAGCCTTCTGCTGCAATCCCAGCATTTTCCCCGGTCATGGTGCCCCCATTTAGAGTGCCTTTACCTGGCATGCACATTCCTCTGCCAG gAATGTTACCGAGCATGGGCCCTCCTTTGGTACCCATGATGCACCCACAGCTGGCCATCACAGCAGCTCCTGCTGCCTTGGCTGGTGCACACCCACTGCTAGAATGGACTGAATATAAAACAGTGGATGGCAAGACTTACTACTACAATAATCGTACTCAGGAATCCACATGGGATCAACCTGGTGAACTAAAGGAGAAAG ATAAGAATGGAAATGAAGCCAAAGATGACCAGTCTGCTGATGATTCTGAGGCCATGGAAATTGATGTAGAACTGAAAGCTGAAGCTTCCATTCTGTCCAAAGAG ACATTAAAGGAGGAAGAAATGAccgaagaagaaaaagcagctcAAAAAGCTAAGCCAGTGGCCACCAACCCTATCCCTGGAACTCCCTG GTGTGTGGTGTGGACCGGTGATGATCGTGTGTTCTTCTACAATCCCACAACTCGACACTCCATGTGGGATCGACCAGATGAGTTGGTTGGTCGGGTGGATGTGGATAAATACATCCAAGAACCTCCACACAAGAGGACTTTGGATGATGCAAGGAAAGCGG TCACAGGCATCAGCAACGAGGACCCTGAAGCCAGCACAGAAGAAACACAAGATGAGCCATCTAAGGCTAAGAAGAGGAA gaAAGAGGAGGCGATGGAAAGTGATGCTGAGAAAGAGGCGGCTGTGGAGGCCGAGCTGAAGGCAGCTCGGGATCGGGCAGTTGTACCCCTGGAGGCCCGTCTTAATCAGTTCAAGGACATGCTGCTGGAGAGAGGG GTTTCAGCCTTTTCCACATGGGACAAAGAGTTGCATAAAATAGTGTTTGATCCACGCTATTTACTTCTCAATCCCAAAGAGAGGAAGCAG GTGTTTGATCAGTTTGTGAAGACTCGTGCTGAAGAGGAgcgaaaagaaaagaaaaacaagctcATGCAAGCGAAGGAAGATTATAAAAAGATGATGGAGGATGCCAGACTTAATGTTAG GACTACGTTCAGTGAGTTTGCTTCTAAAAATGCGAAAGATCCTCGTTTCAAGGCTATTGACAAGATGAAGGACAGAGAGGCCATGTTTACAGAGTTCATGACTGCCTttaggaagaaagagaaagaagactCCAAAAACAAAGGAGACAAG GTAAAACAGGAGTTTTTTGACTTGCTGTCAGACCACCACGTGGACATTCAGCAGCGTTGGAGCAAAGTCAAGGACAAGCTTGAGACGGATCAGCGCTACAAAGCTGTAGAGAGCTCAGCAGCTCGAGAGGAACTTTACAGACAGTATGTGGAAAAGCAAGCAAAG AGTGTGGATgctgagaaggagaaagaacTGGAGCGTCAGGCCCGTATTGAGGCAAGTTTGCGCGAGAGAGAGCGTGAAGTGCAAAAAGCCCGATCTGAACAGACCAAGGAGATCgacagagagcgagagcaaCACAAGCGTGAAGAAGCTATCCAAAGCTTCAAAGCTTTAATGTCCGATATG GTGAAGTCGACTGATGTCTCCTGGTCGGATACAAGGCGCATTCTGCGCAAAGATCATCGCTGGGAATCGGCGGCTCTGTTGGAGCGCCATGAAAAGGAGAAGTTGTTTGAAGAGCATGTGGAAGTActcactaaaagaaaaaaagagcattttAGGCTGCTGTTGGATGAAACGACCATG ATCACACTGACCACCACATGGAAGGAGGTAAAGAAGGTGATTAAAGATGATCCTCGGTGCATCAAGTTTTCAAGCAGCGATCGA AAAAGACAGCGGGAATTTGAAGATTACATAAAGGACAAATACATCACAGCCAAAGCTGACTTCAGAACGCTTCTAAAAGAGACAAAGTTCATTACGTATAG ATCCCGAAGACTGATTCAGGAATCGGAGCAGCATTTAAAAGACATTGAGAAAGTCCTACAGAATGACAAACGTTATCTGGTTCTTGATTGTGTCCCTGAGGAACGGCGAAAGCTCACCATGTTCTACATAGAGGATTTGGACCGCCGAGGCCCCCCACCTCCACCAACGGCGTCAGAGCCAACAAGACGCTCTACCAAGTGA
- the ppp2r2bb gene encoding protein phosphatase 2, regulatory subunit B, beta b isoform X1 — protein sequence MKCISRYLPYLFRPPSNILSSSCHTEADIISTVEFNSTGELLATGDKGGRVVVFQREQESKNQPHRRGEYNVYSTFQSHEPEFDYLKSLEIEEKINKIRWLPQQNAAYFLLSTNDKTVKLWKISERDKRPEGYNLKDDDGRVLDPTTITALRVPVLRPVDLMVEATPRRVFSNAHTYHINSISVNSDNETYMSTDDLRINLWNLEITNRSFNIVDIKPANMEELTEVITAAEFHPNQCNTFIYSSSKGSIRLCDMRAAALCDNHCKFFEEPEDPSNRSFFSEIISSISDVKFSHSGRYLMTRDYLTVKVWDLNMEYKPLETYQVHEYLRSKLCSLYENDCIFDKFECVWNGTDSVLMTGSYNNFFRMFDRNTKRDVTLEASRENSKPRAILKPRKVCVGGKRRKDEISVDSLDLSKKILHTAWHPSENIIAVAATNNLYIFQDKVN from the exons CTGACATTATATCCACTGTTGAGTTCAACTCCACTGGGGAGCTCCTTGCCACAGGGGACAAAGGAGGTCGAGTGGTGGTGTTCCAGAGAGAGCAGGAG AGTAAAAATCAGCCACACCGGCGAGGGGAGTACAATGTTTACAGCACATTTCAGAGCCATGAGCCTGAGTTTGACTACCTGAAAAGCTTGGAAATTGAGGAAAAGATCAACAAGATCCGCTGGCTGCCTCAACAGAATGCTGCCTATTTTCTTCTCTCCACTAATG ATAAAACTGTCAAGTTGTGGAAAATCAGTGAGAGAGACAAGCGACCAGAGGGTTACAACCTGAAGGATGATGATGGCAGGGTGCTGGACCCCACGACCATCACAGCACTCAGG GTGCCAGTGTTGAGGCCCGTGGACCTGATGGTGGAGGCTACTCCTCGGCGAGTGTTCTCCAATGCACACACCTATCACATCAACTCTATTTCAGTGAACAGTGACAATGAAACCTATATGTCAACAGATGATCTCAGGATCAACCTGTGGAATCTGGAAATCACTAACAGAAGTTTCA ACATTGTGGATATAAAACCAGCCAACATGGAAGAACTCACTGAAGTAATCACTGCAGCAGAGTTTCATCCCAACCAGTGTAACACATTTATCTATAGCAGTAGCAAGGGCTCCATTCGACTGTGTGACATGAGAGCAGCTGCACTCTGTGACAACCACTGCAAAT TCTTTGAGGAACCCGAGGACCCCAGTAATCGCTCCTTCTTCTCCGAGATTATTTCCTCCATCTCTGACGTAAAGTTCAGCCACAGTGGTCGTTATCTAATGACTCGTGACTATCTTACTGTTAAAGTATGGGATCTTAACATGGAATACAAACCTCTGGAGACCTATCAG gtgcATGAATACCTGAGAAGTAAACTGTGCTCACTCTATGAGAATGACTGTATCTTTGACAAGTTTGAATGTGTGTGGAATGGAACAGACAG tgTCCTGATGACTGGATCCTACAACAACTTCTTCCGCATGTTTGATCGTAACACCAAGCGTGATGTCACACTGGAGGCATCCAGGGAAAACAGTAAACCTCGAGCCATCCTCAAACCCCGcaaggtgtgtgttggtggcaAACGGCGTAAAGATGAGATCAGCGTCGACAGCCTAGACCTCAGTAAGAAGATCCTTCACACAGCCTGGCACCCATCTGAGAATATTATCGCCGTGGCCGCCACCAACAACCTTTACATTTTCCAGGACAAAGTCAACTAG
- the ppp2r2bb gene encoding protein phosphatase 2, regulatory subunit B, beta b isoform X2: MDEEIDTRKINSSFLRDHNYATEADIISTVEFNSTGELLATGDKGGRVVVFQREQESKNQPHRRGEYNVYSTFQSHEPEFDYLKSLEIEEKINKIRWLPQQNAAYFLLSTNDKTVKLWKISERDKRPEGYNLKDDDGRVLDPTTITALRVPVLRPVDLMVEATPRRVFSNAHTYHINSISVNSDNETYMSTDDLRINLWNLEITNRSFNIVDIKPANMEELTEVITAAEFHPNQCNTFIYSSSKGSIRLCDMRAAALCDNHCKFFEEPEDPSNRSFFSEIISSISDVKFSHSGRYLMTRDYLTVKVWDLNMEYKPLETYQVHEYLRSKLCSLYENDCIFDKFECVWNGTDSVLMTGSYNNFFRMFDRNTKRDVTLEASRENSKPRAILKPRKVCVGGKRRKDEISVDSLDLSKKILHTAWHPSENIIAVAATNNLYIFQDKVN; this comes from the exons CTGACATTATATCCACTGTTGAGTTCAACTCCACTGGGGAGCTCCTTGCCACAGGGGACAAAGGAGGTCGAGTGGTGGTGTTCCAGAGAGAGCAGGAG AGTAAAAATCAGCCACACCGGCGAGGGGAGTACAATGTTTACAGCACATTTCAGAGCCATGAGCCTGAGTTTGACTACCTGAAAAGCTTGGAAATTGAGGAAAAGATCAACAAGATCCGCTGGCTGCCTCAACAGAATGCTGCCTATTTTCTTCTCTCCACTAATG ATAAAACTGTCAAGTTGTGGAAAATCAGTGAGAGAGACAAGCGACCAGAGGGTTACAACCTGAAGGATGATGATGGCAGGGTGCTGGACCCCACGACCATCACAGCACTCAGG GTGCCAGTGTTGAGGCCCGTGGACCTGATGGTGGAGGCTACTCCTCGGCGAGTGTTCTCCAATGCACACACCTATCACATCAACTCTATTTCAGTGAACAGTGACAATGAAACCTATATGTCAACAGATGATCTCAGGATCAACCTGTGGAATCTGGAAATCACTAACAGAAGTTTCA ACATTGTGGATATAAAACCAGCCAACATGGAAGAACTCACTGAAGTAATCACTGCAGCAGAGTTTCATCCCAACCAGTGTAACACATTTATCTATAGCAGTAGCAAGGGCTCCATTCGACTGTGTGACATGAGAGCAGCTGCACTCTGTGACAACCACTGCAAAT TCTTTGAGGAACCCGAGGACCCCAGTAATCGCTCCTTCTTCTCCGAGATTATTTCCTCCATCTCTGACGTAAAGTTCAGCCACAGTGGTCGTTATCTAATGACTCGTGACTATCTTACTGTTAAAGTATGGGATCTTAACATGGAATACAAACCTCTGGAGACCTATCAG gtgcATGAATACCTGAGAAGTAAACTGTGCTCACTCTATGAGAATGACTGTATCTTTGACAAGTTTGAATGTGTGTGGAATGGAACAGACAG tgTCCTGATGACTGGATCCTACAACAACTTCTTCCGCATGTTTGATCGTAACACCAAGCGTGATGTCACACTGGAGGCATCCAGGGAAAACAGTAAACCTCGAGCCATCCTCAAACCCCGcaaggtgtgtgttggtggcaAACGGCGTAAAGATGAGATCAGCGTCGACAGCCTAGACCTCAGTAAGAAGATCCTTCACACAGCCTGGCACCCATCTGAGAATATTATCGCCGTGGCCGCCACCAACAACCTTTACATTTTCCAGGACAAAGTCAACTAG